A part of Schistosoma mansoni strain Puerto Rico chromosome W, complete genome genomic DNA contains:
- a CDS encoding putative 30s ribosomal protein S2 (prokaryotic and organellar) has protein sequence MLYKTLLKSYYKTFLFLRKNVTTSGSEKLKQNNCPHSSYCEDPLSCSDYFGLKNLVNVTDLFQARVHLGHRSVLRNEYMKPYIYGCRQGIDIIDLQQTCSLMFDALNFAAHIAYRQGIILFMHQNKQMLPLIEKTAENIGEYSHCRKWEGGVFTNSSDVFHDSVRLPDLILFLSTCNSISRPHSAVRDAAKMLIPTIGVVDTNSDPRLISYPVPGNDDSPTAVRLFCALFAEAITRGKKTATRDQLLKEQLDRQS, from the exons ATGCTTTATAAAACGCTTTTGAAGAGTTATTATA AAACATTTTTGTTCCTCAGGAAAAATGTAACTACAAGTGGATCTGAGAAACTCaaacaaaacaactgtccacATTCCAGTTATTGCGAGGATCCTCTAAGTTGTTCTGATTATTTTGGTCTTAAAAACTTGGTTAATGTTACGGATTTGTTCCAAGCTCGTGTTCATTTGGGTCACCGATCGGTGTTACGCAATGAATACATGAAGCCATACATATACGGTTGTAGACAGGGAATAGACATAATTGATCTACAACAGACATGTTCCTTAATGTTTGATGCACTTAATTTCGCTGCCCACATTGCCTACCGTCAAGGAATAATACTTTTTATGCACCAGAATAAACAA ATGTTGCCTTTAATTGAAAAAACTGCTGAAAATATCGGCGAGTATTCTCACTGCCGCAAATGGGAAGGTGGAGTATTTACAAACTCATCAGATGTTTTTCATGACTCTGTGAGGCTCCCTGACTTAATTCTTTTTCTCAGTACCTGTAATTCAATCTCCAGACCTCATTCTGCTGTTCGAGATGCGGCAAAGATGCTCATCCCAACCATTGGTGTAGTTGACACAAATTCGGACCCCAGATTAATTAGCTATCCTGTGCCTGGTAACGACGATAGCCCTACAGCAGTACGTTTGTTTTGTGCATTATTCGCAGAGGCTATAACAAGAGGCAAAAAGACCGCTACTCGAGATCAATTATTAAAGGAGCAGCTAGACCGTCAGTCTTAG